Within Nitrospira sp. MA-1, the genomic segment GCGGTTTGCTTTCTTCTTTCTGGCCGAATACGGCAACATGATTTTGGTGTCGTGTGTGGCCACCGTATTGTTTTTTGGCGGATGGCATGCACCTTTTGAGTTTTTGCAAGGTCCGGAATCCATTCATTGGGCCACCGGTATATTTTGGTTTGTGTTTAAAGTTTCGAGTTTTTTATTTTTATTCTTTTGGTTGCGCGCCACGTTACCCCGCTTACGCTATGACCAGCTCATGCGGTTCGGGTGGAAGGTCCTCCTTCCCATCGCGTTGGCAAATATTGTATTGACAGCTATCATCGCATTTCTCTTTCCGGGAAGCTGAGAAGGTTGAATGGTATGAAACTCAAGGAGTGGGTTAAAACGCTTTTGTTTTATGAGATTGCGTTAGGGATGAAGGCAACCTTATCCCATTTACTCCGTTATAAGCCCATCACCTTACAATACCCGCACGAGAAGAAGCAGTTGCCGTCCAACTATCGCGGCATGTTGGCGTTACTGCGTTACGATGATGGCACGGAAAAGTGCGTGGGCTGCGATTTATGTGAGGCGGCTTGTCCCTCCCGTGTCATCCGGGTGGTGAGTGCCGAGGTGCCGGGGGAACCGACTAAGCGGTATTCCAAGGAATATTACATGGACATGACCCGATGTTTGTTTTGCGGGTTGTGTGTGAAGGCATGTCCGGTTGATGCCTTGGGAATGACACAGGAGTATGAATGGGCGGTCTATGATAAGCGGCAGCTTCAATTAAATAAGCAACAACTCCTGGCAATTGGTGATCGAAATTATCCGATTCGGGAAAAGCGCCTGGAATTTCAGCATCCCAATGTGGCCTATTTTAACGTAGGGTTTAAGGACATTCCTCAAAAAGAATAGTATCTGTTTTTGTCCGGCGCTACATTCGGTCTACATGCCGGTTAAGGAATATCCAAAAAGTTTTTGAAGAGCAGATAATGGGAACGATAGTTTTTTTCTATTTTGCCAGTGTGATTGTGGCGACGGCCGCTTTGGTGGTGGCCTTGAGAAGCCCGGTATATTGTGCGCTGGCGCTCCTGGTCATGTTCTTTCACGTCGCGGGCCTCTTTGTCACATTGCACGCGGAATTCCTGGCGGTAATTCAAATCCTGGTGTATGCGGGTGCCATTCTGGTGCTCTATCTTTTTGTGGTTATGTTGCTCAATTTGAAGGCGGAAGTACGCTTTCACCACCAATTGACCGTAGGCCTCTTTCTGGGATGCATGTTGTTTGCGGAAGCGGTTCTGCTGGTGGTTAAGGGCGAAACCTCATTGGGTGCGAACCTTCCTGCTCCGGGAGAGCCTACCCATTTAACCCAGGGCAATACGGAATCGATCGGTGAGTTGCTGTATTCCACGTATCTGTTTCCATTTGAAATCGCGTCTCTTATTCTCTTGGTGGCGATGGTGGGTGCGGTCATCCTCACCAAAAAGGGGATCTTGGAGGCGAAGAGTTAATGGACGTTCCGGTGAGTTACTATCTTGTGCTGAGCGGGATTGTGTTCTCAATCGGATTGGTAGGAGTGCTGATCCGACGCAATATCATCATCATTTTATTATCCATTGAGTTGATGTTGAATGCCACGAACATTAATTTTGTGGCTTTCTCTTCCTATTTGGGTAATCTTTCAGGTCAGGTGTTCGTGTTTTTTGCACTTACCGTGGCTGCTGCGGAAGTTGCGGTAGGGCTGGCGATTATCATCGCGCTCTATCGGCATTCGACCAGTACTAATATTGACAACTTCCGGTTGTTGAAATGGTAAGGCGATGCTCTACGCCTTAATTCCTTTCCTCCCACTCCTGGCCTTTGTCATCCTCGGGCTATTCGGTCACTGGATCAAAGACCGAAGCCATTGGGTGGCCGTTCCTGCCGTCCTGGGATCGTTCCTACTTTCCATCATGGCGCTTGTCGATGTGGCCGGTGGTCAAACGCTTCACATCCCTCTCTATACCTGGGCGGATTCCGGAAATCTGCATATTGCCATAGGGTTATTTGTCGATCAGCTCACCGTCGCGATGTTGTTACTTGTCACCATTGTGAGTTCCCTGGTCCATGTCTATACGATTGGTTACATGCATGGAGAGCCGGGCTACGCCAGATTTTTTAGCAATATCGCGCTCTTTACCTTTTCCATGTTGATGCTGGTGATGTCCGATAATTTCCTTCAGCTTTTTGTCTTTTGGGAGGCGGTGGGTCTGTGCTCCTACTTGTTAATCGGCCATTGGTATGAGCGTGAGTCAGCCAGAGCCGCGGCCACTAAGGCCTTTCTGGTGAATCGGGTCGGGGATTTTGGATTCATGTTGGGTATTCTGCTGGTCTTTGTCACCTTCGGCAGTCTGCATTATCAGGAGGTGTTTCCTCAGTTGGAGCAAAAGGCTGGTGATTTGGTCAATCTTCTTGGTTCAGTCGGAGGTCATTGGGAAATATCAGTGATGACCTTGATCTGCCTCTTTCTCTTTATCGGGGCAGTCGGAAAATCTGCTCAAGTGCCTCTGCATGTGTGGTTGCCTGATGCGATGGAGGGTCCCACTCCGATTTCAGCGCTCATTCATGCGGCGACGATGGTGACGGCAGGGGTGTTTATGGTTGCCAGATTTGCTCCGTTATTTAACCTTTCTCCCGTGGCCATGGATGTGGTGGCAGTGGTCGGTGGAGTCACGATGTTTATTGGAGCGACGATCGCGTTGACGCAAACCGATATCAAACGGGTTGTGGCGTATTCCACGCTCAGCCAACTTGGGTACATGATGATGGCCTGTGGGCTGGGTGGCTATATTGCCGGAATGTATCATCTTCTGACCCACGGGGCGTTTAAGGCCTTGTTATTCCTCGGATGTGGGGCCGTGATCATTGCTCTTCATCATGAGCAAAATATGAAAAATATGGGTGGACTCAAAGATAAGCTCCCTGTGACGTATTGGACCTTTCTCATTGGGGCCTTGGCCCTGTCCGGTTTTCCCTTCACTGCGGGATTTTTCAGTAAAGACGAATTACTCCTGGCGGCATGGATGTCCGGCGACCTGGGGAAAGTCCTGGCCGCCTTAGGATTACTGACCGCGCTCATGACGGCCTTTTACACTTTCCGATTGGTCTTTGTGACATTTTGGGGGGAATCGCGAGTGGATCCCCAGCATGCCAAGCATGTGCATGAACCCTCAAAAACCATGACGATTCCTCTTATGATTCTTGCCGTTCTGAGTATTCTCGCGGGATACATAGGAATTCCAGAGTTTTTGGCCCCCGCGTTTCCCGGTGCTGAGGGTGGTGGAGGTCATCATGAAGGATCTGCGGCCATGGGCATGATGGTGACGGCCACCGCAATGGGTCTGCTGGGGATTGCCGGCGCCTATTGGGTCTACGTGAAGTCGCCGGGTTTTCCGGACCGATTGGCCAATCAGTGGCAATCGCTGTATCAGTTGTCTTTGAATAAATGGTTTGTGGATGAAGCCTATGACCGGACCGTGGTGATGCCAACATTGAATCTCGCGGACCGGTTGTGGAAAAGAGTGGATATTGCGGTGATTGATGGTGCAGTCAATGGAGTCGCGCGAGCCGTGGCCTGGGGAGGATGGGTGACGCGAAGACTTCAAAGCGGACAAGCACAGAATTATGCGCTGGCCATGACGGTCGGCGCTGTGGTCATTTTAGGTGCGATGATCTTTTATTAGTTTGGGTGGCGGACCGTAGGATGGGATATTCGTGATGGTTCAACCGACAACCGTATGGCAGGAGATTATTCAATCGTGACTGAGATGGTCATTCCCACAGGGGGGATCCCCTGGCTCACGATTGTGCTTATTCTCCCGCTGCTCGGAGTGGTCGCGGTCTTGCTGGCTCAGGAAGCCCTTTCACGCACTATTGCGTTGACGGCGTCCATCCTGACATTGGTGGTCTCCCTGCCTCTGTGGTTCGCGTTCGACAATGCCAGTGCCGGCATGCAATTCGTGGAAAAGCATCTATGGATCAATTCTCCCGCGATCCATTATTCTCTGGGTGTGGATGGGATCAGCATGCCACTTGTCCTGCTCACGACCTTTCTCACTCCCCTCTGTATTCTGGTCTCCTGGACGTCGGTTCAAACCAGAATGAAAGAATTCCTGATCAGTTTATTGGTGATGGAGACGGCGACGATCGGCGTGTTTGCGGCCTTGGATTTTGTGCTGTTTTATGTGTTTTGGGAGACGATGCTGATTCCCATGTATCTTTTGATTGGGGTCTGGGGTGGGCCGAATCGTGTCTATGCGGCGATCAAGTTTTTCCTGTATACCCTGGCCGGCAGTATCCTGCTGCTAGTAGCGATTTTAGTGCTGTTTTTTGAAGGTGGGCGAACTTTTGATATTTTGGCCCTCACGCATGCGTCCTATGCCCCCGGGTTGCAATCCCTGCTCTTCTGGGCCTTTTTTGCCGCCTTTGCGGTGAAAGTGCCCATGTTTCCCTTTCATACCTGGCTTCCGGATGCTCATGTTGAAGCGCCCACTGCAGGGAGCATCATTCTCGCGAGTGTCCTGCTCAAGATGGGGACGTATGGGTTTTTACGATTTTCATTGCCCATGTTGCCTGATGCCTCGGTTGCCTATACCCCCGTTATCATGACCCTCTCGGTTATTGCCATTATTTATGGGGCCTATATGGCATTAGCGCAATCCGACCTCAAGAAACTTATTGCCTATTCCAGTGTCAGTCACATGGGATTTGTCACCTTGGGAATTTTTGCGTTAAATGCCCAGGGAATTGAAGGCGCGGTTCTTCAGATGATCAACCACGGGATTACGACCGGTGCCCTCTTTATGTGTGTGGGCATCATTTACGAACGGACACATAGCCGGCAAATTACGGATAATGGCGGGTTGGCGAACGCCATGCCTAAATACGCGACATTTTTTGTGATTTTTGCGTTGTCTTCCGTTGGTCTTCCAGGCATGAACAGTTTTGTCGGAGAGTTTTTAGTCCTACTTGGCACCTTTGCCTGGAGCAAGCTCACAGGGACTCTGGCCGCGTTGGGAATTATTTTGGCTGCCGTCTATATTTTGTATTTGGTGCAACGGATGATCTATGGGCCGGCCTCTCCGAAGATGCTCCCAAAATTAACAGATTTAAATGTTCGCGAATTTGCCATGCTGGTTCCGTTGGTGGTGCTGGTGTTTTGGATTGGGCTCTATCCAAAACCGTTGCTGGATGTGATGCATGCAAGCGTGGCGCGGGTCATTTCGTCTCAATCCACCTCGGTCCTGGTTCAGCAGGGAGGGGATGGCCCAGGTCATACCCTTGTGATGACGGCCGATCCATCCGGGCACCCTCTTATCATGAATGGTGAGGTCGCACCATGATGCTTCCTCTCGCCGATATTGTCCTTATTCTTCCTGAAATGCTCGTTGTGGGCATGGCATGTTTGATTCTCGTTCTTGATCCCATTACCCCTGCACACAAAAAAGAATTCCTGGCGTGGATGAGTCTCGGCATTCTCGTAGTATGCAGCGTGGTGACGGCGAGCGGTTTTGGCCAGCGAGTGATGGCGTTTAGTGATTTAGTGGTCGTGGATTCGTATGCCGTATTTTGGAAAATGTTGCTGTATCTCGTGAGTGGTCTGACCATTTTATTGTCCATGGGGTATCTAAAAGAGGAAAAGATCCAACTCGCGGAATACTATGCCTTTGTCCTATTGGCATTGACCGGCATGATGGTGATGGTATCGGGGGCTGATTTGCTCACGATCTATCTTGGAATCGAACTGATGTCGATTACCCTCTATATCATGGCCGGATTCAAGCGTTTTGAACTCAGGTCAATCGAGTCCTCTGCCAAATATTTTGTGTTGGGGGCCTTCTCCTCCGGGATTTTGCTCTATGGGATTTCAATTATATTCGGAGTCACGGGAAGTACGAGGCTGGTGGAAATTGCGGCCGTGGTCAATGGGCGGGGGATTGATGATCCGTTAGTGTTTATTGCGCTCATGCTGTTGATCGTGGGATTCGGGTTTAAAGTTGCGGCGGTGCCCTTTCATATGTGGACGCCCGATGTGTACGAAGGAGCCCCAACTTCGGTGACGGCCTTTATGGCGGTGGCTTCCAAGGCTGCCAGCTTTGCCGCATTCCTTCGAGTGCTCCTGGAAGCTTTCGGTGGAATTAAACCAGATTGGAATCTGTTGATCCTGGGCATTTGTATCATCACCGTGGCTCTTGGCAATCTTGTGGCTATTGTGCAGACCAACGTGAAACGGATGCTGGCCTATTCCAGTATTGCCCATGCGGGGTATGCCTTGATCGGGGTCGTCGTCGCCGGGTGGAGCGGTACGGAGTCGGCAGTTTCGGCTCAAGGCGTGTCGAGCTTGATGCTATATTTGGCGATCTATTCGTTTATGACGATAGGGGCATTTTCCATGGTGGCTATATTGCGGAAAGGCGGCCTCGAAGGTGAAGAAATAGAAGATTTCACTGGATTGGCCAAGCGACATAAGGGTGGTGCATTTCTCATGTTGGTATTTATGGTGTCGTTGGCGGGTATTCCTCCCACGGCCGGGTTTATTGGGAAATTGTATCTCTTTATGGCTGCCGTCAATGCGGGGTTGGCATGGCTGGCGATCATTGGTCTGATCTTTGCGGCCATTTCGGCTTTTTTCTATTTGCGGATTGTCATGGTCATGTATATGCGTGAGCCATCCTCCGAACAAGAATTACATACCCGACTTGTTCTTTCTCCCCAGGTATCGTTTGTGTTGGCCTGCGCAGTTGCCGGCGTGGTGTTACTCGGAATCTTTCCAGGTCCGCTGGTCTCGGTTGCAGACCTTTCCTCGCTCCCCATTAAATAAATATCGGTTGTCCTTTTCATGCCAGGCCTTTTGGGCTATTCATGGGCATGAAAGGGTTACGCGGCTTGTCCCAATCCTAATACTCCCACCCCGATCATCATCAGCACAGCACCGACCAACCGCTGCCCAACATATCTTTCCCTCAAAAAGAGAATGCCCCATATCACCGCAAAGAGCATGCTGGAGCGCTTGACGGCGATCACGGAGGGAACAGGACCAAGGTTGAGCGCGGTATTATGGAGGAGAAGACCGATGCCTTGAAACAGGCCGATGAGTATAAGGATTCCGACGGTGCGCGAATGAGGCATGCCATGGTTAGGTCGTGGCAGGAAACGGAGTCCTAATATAAATCCCAATGTCATCACACTGGTAAGGGAAAGACTCCAAAAGAGAGGAGAGGAATTTTGTACGCCGATCTTGTCGAAGTTGGATGTGAGACTATAGATGAAGGCCACCGCCAGCATGCGTCTGGGGCCCGGTTGTTGGAAGATGGCGACCAAAGGACCCAATAAACCTCGGTGCACCGACTGAATGTGTAGGACATATGCTCCAGCCACAATACAGGCAATGCCCGCAATATCCTGGGTCGTTGGCATCTCTCCCACCAGGAGAGGTGAGGTGAGTAATAAAAAAAGGGGGGTTAAGGAAACGAAGGGAATGGCCAAGGAAAGATCGGAGCTTTGTAAGGCCCTCATGAATTGGAACATGGCCAGGATATTCAAGGTCCCGCCCAACAGGAGGGCGGGAATATATTGAGGACCCAGTGGAGGAATTGAATCCGTGAACAGCAACATACCGAGTAACAATGGAATGGGAGTGGCACAAGCAGCTAAGGCGGCCAGTTGAGGTGAGACGGATCGTAGTCCCTGCTTACTCAATAGGTCTTTCAGGGATTCTCCGAGCGCAGCCAACAGGGCAAGAGACATCCAGCTCATGTTTTGATCCCCAATACAGAGAATCTCCAGGTGAAAGAATAGATCACTAATTTTTTCCGAATATACTTTGGCAGGGACGCATTCCCAGGATCTTACAAGGAATACCTGGATGCCACCAGTGGATTCACCTAATGTTCTTAAGAAGATGTGGAGACGAATCGGAAAGGGCGGCCGTAAGGACTTGACGGGGAAAACTTAGGAGGCCAGATGGTTAGGGCAGTGGTGGAGGACTTCCTGAAGAGCCGCATACAGTCGACTGAAATTGGCAGACGAGGAACTTTGGAGTGGTTGTGAGGGAAGAGAGCAGGTGGCTCCACGAGACAACAGATAGTGGGTCAGCTCCCGTTGTCCGGAGAGGACGGCAGAATGGAGCGGCGTCAGGCCAATGGTATTGGTGGCATCGATAGGGGCCCCGGAATCCAGAAGTAGGCGAGTCATGTCGGTATCTCCGGCCTGGGCTGCGACGTGCAGCGCAGTCCAGCCTTCTTTGAAAGACGTTTGAACGGTGGCGCCTTGAGCGAGGAGATATGACGCCATGCGTCGGTGGTGTTCCTGGACGGCGATGTGGAGGGGTGTGATATTCCCTTTAAGGCCTTCAATAAGGGCACCGTGTTGAAGGAGAAGGTTGGCGATATCCACATGACCCCCTTTCGCGGCGAAATGCAGTGGGGTCCATTCGGATTGATAAATAGCCCCGGGGTCTGCCCCGTTTTGTAACAGGAGTTGGGCAATCGTAAATTGTCCGGACCTTGCCGCGAAATGGAGAGGTGTGGCTCCTTGTGGCGTGCGCTGATTCACATCCGATCCTTGGTCTATTAACCGGTGTGTTAAGGTCACGTCCCGGTCTTGGATGGCTTGAATAAGGTCAGGTTGCGGGGGAGGGCTATTCCACTCTGAAGCAAATGCATAGGACAGAAGAATTCCAATGATAATCCCCACATATTTGACGATGATCAGTCCACGTGATTGGCGCATGAGAAAGCGTTCCTTGTTTTGGAGGTCAGAGCGTATGGAATAAGAACCGGGCTCACTGAGTATAAAAATGTAGGGAACGTCAAAATTGGTGGCCTCCACCATTCCCCATATGAAGGGGAGGGTCGGCGTCCTATTTGGTGAGGCCCACGGGTTGCGTCAGGAATCAATCTTGCCGAAACCCCGAACGATTCATGTTTATGCTGGAATACATGGGCATAGCTGGACCGGGATTCAGTGGGGGATGGGTTCGTCGACTGTTTTCCCCCTTTCCCCCCTCTAAATCTGATAAGAGGAAAAAAGAAAACATGGCCGAATTTTTGGAAAAATAACCCGGAGTATCGTTTCGGAATGTGTGAGGAAATGCCTGGGGCGGAGAGAAAAAAGAGGTTAGGTCTTGCCGGAGAAAAGTTTTTCTTTCCGGATGATGAATTCTTGTGAAGTCATGAGTTACTTGTCGACTAAGTCATTTGCTTTTTCCAATTCATCTGCAACCGACGCTAATAGGACTTTCCGTTCCCCTCCCGTCGGGTTCATGCTGAACGAGGGCATGTTGATCGGCCTGATGTATCAGCCCATCCAAAACATTGTGCCAATGGGATACCGTACCCAAGGATTTTTCATAGAGAATCCCCCCTTCTTTGGTTTCCATATTGAGAAAGCTGACAACATGGAAGGGTTCGTCTTCATCGTGGATCCACACAATGAGGTCGATTCGCTGGTTATCTTTGGTGGGAGAAGGGGTTTGCCAACTTTTTATCAGTCTTTCCGCGTTCACGTGCATGAGTTTTTGAAATGAGATGAGTGCTTTTGGGCCCGTTCGTAAGGTTTCTTGAAGGACTTCTCCATTTTTCACTAAAATCGAACCGACCAGGCTTGAAATATGAAGCAATCGTGGTGGGACTGCAGGAGAATGTAATAGGCAAATGGTGAGAGATTGGTCGTTCACGGCAATGCCTCCAAGCCCATCGCTTCCCATGAACATTTGTGATGGAATGAAATTGGTGCCGAGGATCCGGTTTTCTTCTTTTTTCTTTTTCGCGTGAGGACTCAGGCTTAAGGTGAGCACAATGCCCCCGAGTGTTAGAGATACAAACAGCACCACGAATATCAGGGTGAAATCCATCAATGAATCCTATGACTGTAAGGGGCCCTACGGTGTTATGGAAAGTGCAAAACGGCATATGAATCGGGGATGTGGGGGAATTTTTGTTGTCATCTTAAGACCTGAGTTAACCTCCAAGGGCGTGAACCGAGCAGAATATGCAGCAATGCCCTGATACTGATTGCTCTTCTTTCGCTTACCATGTGAATAGAAATTTTGGTTACGGAAACCAAGCCGAGAGGGGTTGTTCAAGATGTTGTATTTGGCATTATTTCGACCTGGCTCCCAATGTATTATTTCGGCAGAGTCGGATGTTTGCTTTATGGGGGGATCAGGAAATAATTTGTTGATGGAAACTTACACGGTTACTCATACGAGTTGTGTTTGGAAGATGAGGGTGGTGAACCACAAAACTTGAATGTCCGAAAAGTAGGGCGTCGACGGGGTTGCATAAGGGAACGAGCGGGAATAGGTGCTGGTAGCAAGAACTTCAGAATTCGTTGAAGTTCCCGAGGTCATTTGCTAAGCTGACCTTCCGTTTTTTTACCCATCAACAGAGACGAGTGGCAGGAGAACACATGGCAAGATTGGGGAAGGCGCTCATCAGCGTATCCGATAAAACTGGTGTAGAGAAAATGGCCAAGGGGCTGGCGGCACTTGATGCAGATATTTTGTCGACAGGTGGAACCGCCAAGATGCTCAGGGACGCGGGAGTGGCCGTGACCGAGGTGGCAGATTACACCGGGTTTCCTGAAATCCTGAACGGGCGGGTGAAAACGTTACACCCCAAAATTCATGGTGGGTTATTAGGGCGGCGTTCGGTCGATGCGCATGTGCGGCAGATGCAAGAACAGGGGATCGAGCCCATCGATGTCGTGGTTGTGAATCTCTATCCGTTTGAAGCGACCATTACGAAGCCTGGTTGTACATTTGAAGAAGCCATTGAAAATATTGATATCGGGGGACCGTCCATGCTCCGGTCGGCGGCCAAGAATCATGAGGATGTGCTGGTGGTGGTCGATCCACAGGATTATGAGCGGGTGTTGGAGGCCTTGCAGTCCGGGACCGTCTCCTTAGGATTGCGACGGGAGTTAGCCAAAAAAGTCTTTGACCATACCGCCAGGTATGACAGCCTGATCGCCAATTATCTCACCTCCAAGTTAGCCGATACCGCAGGGCAAAAATTTCCCTCGTTATTATGCCTGTCGTATGAAAAGGTCGAAGATTTGCGGTACGGGGAGAATCCGCATCAGGCCGGTGCGGTCTATCGTGATCGGCAGACCCAAGAAGCCTCCCTTTCTCAGGCTCAACAGCTTCATGGCAAAGCCATGTCCTATAATAATTACCTGGATGCCAATGCGGCGTTGGAACTTGTGAAGGAATTTGATGAAACCGCGGTGGTCATCGTCAAACATAATAATCCCTGCGGGGTCGCGATCGGGGATAT encodes:
- a CDS encoding EamA family transporter yields the protein MSWMSLALLAALGESLKDLLSKQGLRSVSPQLAALAACATPIPLLLGMLLFTDSIPPLGPQYIPALLLGGTLNILAMFQFMRALQSSDLSLAIPFVSLTPLFLLLTSPLLVGEMPTTQDIAGIACIVAGAYVLHIQSVHRGLLGPLVAIFQQPGPRRMLAVAFIYSLTSNFDKIGVQNSSPLFWSLSLTSVMTLGFILGLRFLPRPNHGMPHSRTVGILILIGLFQGIGLLLHNTALNLGPVPSVIAVKRSSMLFAVIWGILFLRERYVGQRLVGAVLMMIGVGVLGLGQAA
- a CDS encoding NADH-quinone oxidoreductase subunit M; translated protein: MVIPTGGIPWLTIVLILPLLGVVAVLLAQEALSRTIALTASILTLVVSLPLWFAFDNASAGMQFVEKHLWINSPAIHYSLGVDGISMPLVLLTTFLTPLCILVSWTSVQTRMKEFLISLLVMETATIGVFAALDFVLFYVFWETMLIPMYLLIGVWGGPNRVYAAIKFFLYTLAGSILLLVAILVLFFEGGRTFDILALTHASYAPGLQSLLFWAFFAAFAVKVPMFPFHTWLPDAHVEAPTAGSIILASVLLKMGTYGFLRFSLPMLPDASVAYTPVIMTLSVIAIIYGAYMALAQSDLKKLIAYSSVSHMGFVTLGIFALNAQGIEGAVLQMINHGITTGALFMCVGIIYERTHSRQITDNGGLANAMPKYATFFVIFALSSVGLPGMNSFVGEFLVLLGTFAWSKLTGTLAALGIILAAVYILYLVQRMIYGPASPKMLPKLTDLNVREFAMLVPLVVLVFWIGLYPKPLLDVMHASVARVISSQSTSVLVQQGGDGPGHTLVMTADPSGHPLIMNGEVAP
- a CDS encoding ankyrin repeat domain-containing protein; its protein translation is MRQSRGLIIVKYVGIIIGILLSYAFASEWNSPPPQPDLIQAIQDRDVTLTHRLIDQGSDVNQRTPQGATPLHFAARSGQFTIAQLLLQNGADPGAIYQSEWTPLHFAAKGGHVDIANLLLQHGALIEGLKGNITPLHIAVQEHHRRMASYLLAQGATVQTSFKEGWTALHVAAQAGDTDMTRLLLDSGAPIDATNTIGLTPLHSAVLSGQRELTHYLLSRGATCSLPSQPLQSSSSANFSRLYAALQEVLHHCPNHLAS
- a CDS encoding NADH-quinone oxidoreductase subunit N; this encodes MMLPLADIVLILPEMLVVGMACLILVLDPITPAHKKEFLAWMSLGILVVCSVVTASGFGQRVMAFSDLVVVDSYAVFWKMLLYLVSGLTILLSMGYLKEEKIQLAEYYAFVLLALTGMMVMVSGADLLTIYLGIELMSITLYIMAGFKRFELRSIESSAKYFVLGAFSSGILLYGISIIFGVTGSTRLVEIAAVVNGRGIDDPLVFIALMLLIVGFGFKVAAVPFHMWTPDVYEGAPTSVTAFMAVASKAASFAAFLRVLLEAFGGIKPDWNLLILGICIITVALGNLVAIVQTNVKRMLAYSSIAHAGYALIGVVVAGWSGTESAVSAQGVSSLMLYLAIYSFMTIGAFSMVAILRKGGLEGEEIEDFTGLAKRHKGGAFLMLVFMVSLAGIPPTAGFIGKLYLFMAAVNAGLAWLAIIGLIFAAISAFFYLRIVMVMYMREPSSEQELHTRLVLSPQVSFVLACAVAGVVLLGIFPGPLVSVADLSSLPIK
- a CDS encoding NADH-quinone oxidoreductase subunit J; this translates as MGTIVFFYFASVIVATAALVVALRSPVYCALALLVMFFHVAGLFVTLHAEFLAVIQILVYAGAILVLYLFVVMLLNLKAEVRFHHQLTVGLFLGCMLFAEAVLLVVKGETSLGANLPAPGEPTHLTQGNTESIGELLYSTYLFPFEIASLILLVAMVGAVILTKKGILEAKS
- the nuoI gene encoding NADH-quinone oxidoreductase subunit NuoI, producing the protein MKLKEWVKTLLFYEIALGMKATLSHLLRYKPITLQYPHEKKQLPSNYRGMLALLRYDDGTEKCVGCDLCEAACPSRVIRVVSAEVPGEPTKRYSKEYYMDMTRCLFCGLCVKACPVDALGMTQEYEWAVYDKRQLQLNKQQLLAIGDRNYPIREKRLEFQHPNVAYFNVGFKDIPQKE
- the nuoK gene encoding NADH-quinone oxidoreductase subunit NuoK, whose protein sequence is MDVPVSYYLVLSGIVFSIGLVGVLIRRNIIIILLSIELMLNATNINFVAFSSYLGNLSGQVFVFFALTVAAAEVAVGLAIIIALYRHSTSTNIDNFRLLKW
- the nuoL gene encoding NADH-quinone oxidoreductase subunit L, translating into MLYALIPFLPLLAFVILGLFGHWIKDRSHWVAVPAVLGSFLLSIMALVDVAGGQTLHIPLYTWADSGNLHIAIGLFVDQLTVAMLLLVTIVSSLVHVYTIGYMHGEPGYARFFSNIALFTFSMLMLVMSDNFLQLFVFWEAVGLCSYLLIGHWYERESARAAATKAFLVNRVGDFGFMLGILLVFVTFGSLHYQEVFPQLEQKAGDLVNLLGSVGGHWEISVMTLICLFLFIGAVGKSAQVPLHVWLPDAMEGPTPISALIHAATMVTAGVFMVARFAPLFNLSPVAMDVVAVVGGVTMFIGATIALTQTDIKRVVAYSTLSQLGYMMMACGLGGYIAGMYHLLTHGAFKALLFLGCGAVIIALHHEQNMKNMGGLKDKLPVTYWTFLIGALALSGFPFTAGFFSKDELLLAAWMSGDLGKVLAALGLLTALMTAFYTFRLVFVTFWGESRVDPQHAKHVHEPSKTMTIPLMILAVLSILAGYIGIPEFLAPAFPGAEGGGGHHEGSAAMGMMVTATAMGLLGIAGAYWVYVKSPGFPDRLANQWQSLYQLSLNKWFVDEAYDRTVVMPTLNLADRLWKRVDIAVIDGAVNGVARAVAWGGWVTRRLQSGQAQNYALAMTVGAVVILGAMIFY
- the purH gene encoding bifunctional phosphoribosylaminoimidazolecarboxamide formyltransferase/IMP cyclohydrolase, coding for MARLGKALISVSDKTGVEKMAKGLAALDADILSTGGTAKMLRDAGVAVTEVADYTGFPEILNGRVKTLHPKIHGGLLGRRSVDAHVRQMQEQGIEPIDVVVVNLYPFEATITKPGCTFEEAIENIDIGGPSMLRSAAKNHEDVLVVVDPQDYERVLEALQSGTVSLGLRRELAKKVFDHTARYDSLIANYLTSKLADTAGQKFPSLLCLSYEKVEDLRYGENPHQAGAVYRDRQTQEASLSQAQQLHGKAMSYNNYLDANAALELVKEFDETAVVIVKHNNPCGVAIGDMPVEAYVRARETDPVSAFGGVIACNRNVDLAMAKEITSTFVEVLIAPAFSDEALAELQRKKDLRLLAVGALEGAQRDALDMKKIVGGILVQDRDLGSLREMGDLSMPSERQPTDYEYQACDFAWKVCKHVKSNAIVFATQTQTVGIGAGQMSRVDSVKLAQMKAKLPIKGCVMASDAFFPFRDGIDAAADAGITAVIQPGGSIRDKEIIQAVDEHKMVMIMTGMRHFRH